The nucleotide window TTAGCCAAAATGGAAAAACCCGAAAAAGCAGTTCGGATTATGGGATGGGGAGTTGGCGTAGCTATCGTGCTCTATACAACCGCTACTATTCTGTGCATCGGTGCATTCACTGCGGAGGGGGTTATGACTCGTGTATGGCCTTTTTTCGATCTCACACGCAGTGTTGAAGTAGATAATTTACCGTTGGAACGGTTCGAATCCTTACTCTTGTCAATCTGGGTACTGGAGATTTTCGCAACATTTAACATCGCTTTTTATTGTGCGGCATTGGGATTATCCCATGTGACAAAGCTTCCTTATGCACGAAGTCTCTGTATTCTACTGCCCATCATGCTGATCGTATCTCGCGTCCCTAAGGATATCAACGAACTATTCCAACTGGGGAGATATATTGGCAAAGCCAACCTTATTCTATTCGCCGGTTTGTCTTTGATTCTACTACTCATTTCGCGCTGGAGGTCAAAGTCGACATGATCTATTCCCGAAATGTTGCGCTGTTTATGTTGGTGGCAGGAGCAAGTATGTTACTGACCGGATGTTGGAGCAGCTCGCCTATTGAAAAGCGGTATCTGGAGGCAGGTGTTGCCTACGATAAGGTACAACCTGAAGAAAGAATTGCTTCTGAGCGCGTGGATTACCCTCAAAAACAGAAAATCCGGCGAACCGTGCAGTATATTTTGCCTGAAGCAGGAGCTAAATCCAACAACTCTCCAGGGAAAAAGTTTTATAACAAAGAGGAGATCGGGGACTCCATTATGGAGATGACAAGGGAGACGTATCTTACGAATCGTTCACCCGCCGGTTTCCATCTAAAGACAATTGTGATCAGCTCCAGGCTATTGCAAGAGATTCCGATGCATGAGTTACTTGATTTTTATCTAGCAGATAATGATATTCGACTTAGTCTCCAGGTATATATAACGACAGGAACAGCTCGTGATGTCTTGAAGGAAAATGCCTCCGGAGAGATTCCTGCTTTCCTGCTCAAAGAGCTGTCTGCCAACCGCAAACGAATCTCCCGCCTCATCAAACCCGTTACACTTGCGAACCTGATCGGACCACTAAAATCGGAATCCAGCTATCTTCTGCCAAATGTCAGTGTGGAACAAAGTGCCTTAAAGATCAAAGGTGCGGGGGTAATGAAAGGCAACACTCAAAAGTACGGTGGCTATTTAAATGAATCCTATGTGGAAGGTTTGCAATGGATAAAAGGTGATATTTCAGGGGGCATATACAAGATCAAAGAACCTGAGTTACAGCAGCAATTCGTATATGAGATCAAATCCGTCAAGAGCAAAATCAAGGCAACCGTGCACGGGGATGATATCTCATTTCACGTTGACATGAAGTCGGAAGGGCGCCTCTCTGAAGTCTTTGCATCCAACGTTAAGAAGATGAATAATCGGACGCTCGAACAGCATTCCGAAATCGTGGAAGGTGAGATTCAAACGCTCGTAGAGAACACCATGACCAAGCTAAAAAAAATGCATGTTGAGGTGGCTGATCTGGGTAAAGCTCTGCGCATTCAGCATCCGGCCGTATGGGAAAAGGTCAAAGGAAATTGGGATGACACATTCACCACAATTCCAGTGACCTTCAGTGTGAAGCTGCATATCGATGATTATGGAGCCTCTACCATGAGTATGGA belongs to Paenibacillus sp. FSL H8-0079 and includes:
- a CDS encoding Ger(x)C family spore germination protein, whose product is MIYSRNVALFMLVAGASMLLTGCWSSSPIEKRYLEAGVAYDKVQPEERIASERVDYPQKQKIRRTVQYILPEAGAKSNNSPGKKFYNKEEIGDSIMEMTRETYLTNRSPAGFHLKTIVISSRLLQEIPMHELLDFYLADNDIRLSLQVYITTGTARDVLKENASGEIPAFLLKELSANRKRISRLIKPVTLANLIGPLKSESSYLLPNVSVEQSALKIKGAGVMKGNTQKYGGYLNESYVEGLQWIKGDISGGIYKIKEPELQQQFVYEIKSVKSKIKATVHGDDISFHVDMKSEGRLSEVFASNVKKMNNRTLEQHSEIVEGEIQTLVENTMTKLKKMHVEVADLGKALRIQHPAVWEKVKGNWDDTFTTIPVTFSVKLHIDDYGASTMSMD